The Cucurbita pepo subsp. pepo cultivar mu-cu-16 chromosome LG05, ASM280686v2, whole genome shotgun sequence nucleotide sequence ACCAAGTTCAGTATTGTCCATGGACGACGTCAAGGTTTCGAGTGCGTGGAAGACTTGCCCAGGTCCTTCGTTGTTGTTTCCACTCTTTTGAATAGACAAGAGTGTGGCTTCTAATTTACCTTCGTCCGATTGGTTGACAAACACACTTAACCAGTTCATCAGGATCTCTAGAATACTACACAAAGATTGTGTTGAATCCCGAATTGCAAGAAATAGAGGAGAAGAGGTTAGCTCAGCGGagcttgttttcttcttccttttacCTGATGGGAGAGAAGATCGGACACAGGCTTGGAGTATAAGACTATGCCAAGCTAATGGCTCTGAAACCAACTGCAAGAGCGTCCTTATGTCGGTATACGGGGTGAAGATTGTGAACTCCAAGGATCCAACTTGCTCCAAGATGTACTTTTCCAGAAGAGAATCGACGATACGCCAGGCATGAAACTGACATCCATCAGCTTTTTTTTCCCCTAGCTCACCAGAGCTTAAGTTCCATGCATTTAGAAACACAGCAAAATTCAACCATTCAGCCAAATTGGGGCCANACTATATAGATAACTAATatcaatataatttctttaatataataaatatgaagataataacaaaaatgcTAGAACAATATCTGTGACACTAGAAAACTGACAGTAGGCTCTTGAACCACTTCAGTTATAAAGCATACATCATTCCTCCCCCATATCAGAAAAAAGATAACGCAAGTCACATGCTCAAACttgttaaaatttgaaactctACATAATTGCAAAGACAATAAAACACTAACAAAACAAGCAATGGAAAGCAAGGTCGCATAAACCATTGACCTGATTACTTGCAGATAAGTAGCtgttttcatttcattgatAACGTCTGAGTGTATACAAAAGGCAGGCTTTATAGCTAAAGAACTTGATACAGAGTAATCGATTCAccaataaatatgttttagaCAAACAACAACGTACTTTTTAAGAACTACCTTAAAATCTTGTATGTGTagtttaacaataaatttgtatattttttggACAAACAGGAACATACCTTACAGAACTTAGTCCACTAAAACCCCCCATAACCGAGAAACAGAAGGAACATACCTTATACGAACTTAGTCCATTAGAAACCCCCGTGACCAGTTCAACTGCATCCTCAAAAGTAGATCCCAACATTTTTGCATAGCTCTCAAGCAAGCATTTTAGCTCCGAGGAGATTTTGGGATCAGACAGAGAACCATTAATCTCAAAGTTCTCCTTGGTTGATGTTGAAACACTCTGAATAGAGAGGTAAAGCATGCGAGGAAGAAGAGATCTCTTCTCAACATTTCTCCTAACACCGGCTTCCAGATTTTTGTTCTACAATAGTCCCACAGTTTACAGCAGTGAGAAAAAGTGATTGAACATATTcattcaaaaagaaatttggaaaagaactaaaaagttcgaactaaattcaaaattagaaaGTTGCAAGAATAGggggaagaaaacaaaacaaccaaagagcCTGAACAAATAAATTTGGGCAGAAGTTTCCAGGCATAAATCAGTTAATCAAACAAGGGAATATCATTAATGAAACATTGGAGTTCCTTACCAAGTTCTCTCTCGGAAAATAGgaaatttcttcaaaaggaCCTGACAACAAAAAATACCGTCAACCATAGTCTATGAAGATACTGTCAAACACCAAAACAGGATGCAAATTCTGATGTTGtcccaaaagaaaagagaagaaaagaaaaagatggaaCGAATCAAAGATCATGGGATTGCTTCTCTTCTGATAAAACGTTTTACAAAATTATGACATTAAAAACGAACATAAACATTCAAGCCTAGCGGAGTAGGAATATTCTGTTGCTTCCCAAGGAATGACACCTATCATCAAATTTCAGATTCTAATACCCACCCAACAATTATGTCCTAAACCAACCAAAATAACACATGAACTTATCCCAAAAAATTTACTATCAAATTAATCATTGTGTTAATTTTAAAGTGGCAAAATATTAACCATTATGCTCATTTCCTGACAAGTCAAAATTTAATTCgtataaaagataaaagaaaaacaacctAAAAGATAATTTTGATCTGATGTCGGAGTCCACCATGGGCGTGACTGCAAATCTTCATTAAACGTTAGAGGTTTAGAGGTGATCTTAATAGACAGCTCAACAAATTGAATCCCATATTTCAAGCTCTCAAGAACAGcctaaaaaaagaagaaatcttgAATCAGTCgcattaaagaaaagaagtccTATTGACAAGATGACACAATGACTCATGTGAGTAGTACCTCCTCTTCTTCAATGTTATGTGCATGTTGCTTTAACTGTAAAATAGATTCTTCCACTCTTGCAACTAGATACTGGTTAGAGTGTTGCAACTGTTCTTTGAATTGAACAAATTCAATAACCTGAAAGATAATAGATTGAGATGTTTACATCATGAGTTGACATCAtcattaattacttttatctGGGACAGGTTCgctaaaagggaaaaagataAAGAGCTGAGGACAAGAAGTTGGGAGGAGGAATCACGATTGGTTGCACAACGAATTGCAAGGAGTTACAAACAGTAGCTGGAGAGTTATGAAGAATACGCGGCTCAACAATCCAGTTTGGTTCAATGTGCGGCATGGTTCACAGACCAATGACTTGTTCAACTGGTCAGTGGGTCAGGTCAATGGTTAATAGTTCAATTGGATCGATCTGaatcaatttttcttcttgattcCATTTTTAAGGTCCATTTACTTCGATTATCCTTGTTTTAGGCTGAAATTGTATTGTATGAGGCTGATTTAGGATGTTTTGCTAGGAATTTTCAAGTAATTGCTAGTCCAAGGAGGATTGGAATGTTATAGCCTACTATTTCTCTCGATTCAAGGCAAGACACTTTCCTGCTGGATGACTACtgctttaaatattttcgaaCTGTTAGATACGTGTGCATGTGATTGTTTTGTGAACTGTTGTGATGTTTGGACATACttgtaaatgatattttaaacaCTATGAAACCTTATGTACGTATGGAAACCTGAGACAATTATCTCTATATTGCAAATCTATGTACCTGAGAATTTTGTAGTATTTACTTATATGTGTACATGAGGATTACATTAGAATGCAAGACAATTACCTATATGTGTGCATGAGAATTGTAGTATTACCTATTTGTGTGCATGGAAATATAGTATTACCTATTTGTGTGCATGGAAACCTGAGACAATTATCTCTATATGTCCCTCTATGTCCCTGAGAATTTTGTAGTATTTCCTTATATGTGTACATGAGGATTACATTAGAATGCTCAATTACCCCTATATGTGTGCATGAGAATTGTAGTATTACCTATTTGTGTGCATGGAAATTACGTTGGACTAAACATCCTTGTGGCAATTAGTTATGTGTGTATGGGAATGGTATCACCTCCATGTGATATGGCCTTGTGGCAATCATCTATCAGGGATTATACATGCGTGTTATGATTTTTACTTGTGACAACTGCTCATTTGAGTGCTTGGGAGTAGAccaattttgaatgatttatAGCTATCTCGATTTGCAATCTTTACTGtaaatgtatgtatatataaccCCAACAGCGGGTTACTGAGTATTTTCGATACTTAGCCTTTctcaaaatgttttttttaggcAAAGGCGAGGGCAAGCAGGGGTTGTGACGAGAAGGACCACTAGTTGCCGAGACTGTTGATATGTTTTATTTGAACTTATTCATCTTTTCAATTATCTACTCTGAAGTTACCTagacttttctttcatttgtttggcAAACCTGTTCCACTGTTTACCAAGTTTTCTACTAGATTTGAGTGAAATGTTTTCTTCTGGTTTGATTTTGAAGGGATATAAAGCTTAATTGTTTTCATGAAAGGTACGAGTTTGCCACATgcatgtttttgttcttccacTCTAAAATGGTGCAACCATGCATATGGTAACTAACTTGGTCGGTCTAGGGTTTTAAAAAGTTGGATCATTTCACTCAAAGAACTTGTTTCTTTCTATCTATGATATCCATATTAATCCTAAAGTGGAGAATCATCaaacaattatataatagATTTTTCTTAATACCTCTATACTATCTTATACAAGCCCCGACTATTCTCACACAAGTGATGAATCATCAAACAGACATAtaatgggtttttttaataccCATGAGTATTTGGGTCTTCTTACCCACACCTCAACTAATCTCACAGGATAACAACTTGAACCAACAAAATAGTGGATAATCAAACAATTATAtggtggatatttatattttgtaccATGTGCAAAGGTCATGACCAACAGAAAACAAGACATCAAAGttcccaaaaataataataataacaataataataataaataaataaaaagaaaataaaggaaaaacagTTTGAATCAATTTTATCCCAAACATATCATAATAGCATACTATACTATTTCTTTAATTACACTGAACCGCTAAATGTGCCATCGGTAAAAATTTTGTGTACCTGCACAAGAAAAGAGGTTGAAAATACCCGAAATAGCATATACCAATAAAAACTATAGAAAAGCACCGTGTACACAGCAACCCAAGTGCATCCTAACATGCAAACACAGGGAGAGCACATTGTACTACTGCTTGATAAAATATGAATGGAGAAAAGCCGCAGGTCTTGCATGCTAAATGTTCCAATATACAATCTACAGAGCTAATACTTTGACTTACTTTTGAATAACTTCTATGGCGATATGCAAGAAATGTAAGATCCGCAGACTCTCTGAAGTGATCATCCATAAACTTCAAGTAGTCATTTACAAGATTACTAAGATCTTCCCAAAGAGGAGATACCAACATCTGGGGTAAAATGTGGTGTGAAACAGTTTCCATCAGGATATTCTTTACATCCAACAACTTATAccttgaagaagaaacagagtcaACACTCTTATCAAGCATTGCTATACAAAGGAAAAAGCAAAAGACAAAGAAAGCACTAAATTAAATACTGACCATTCATAAGCTGAAGAAAGGGCACCTAGATAGGAATATAGATGCAACAATAAGATCTTGTACTGCCAAACGTatctgtaaaaaaaaagagaattagaTTTACACTTAGATAAGAGAACTGGAAACTGCCCACCATCTAGAGTAGGGGTATTTGCAATGGCAGTTCCGCTCATTGGGTAGGGGTAGTATAACTTCAATATGGGTCCCTCATGCCTTCTGgcgttaattaaattttaaaagaaaaataagctCTCTAGAATTCTTGCGAATGTGTCTGCTGCTTCATCGTGCACTTTGCACCCAACACTAACagttattttaatgaaaaaaaaaaaaaaagagaagaaattagtTTGATGGATGGTTTAtcagttttaaaatgatacTTATTAGGAGGCCACATCAATGCCCATGGCAAATACATATTTACATCTTCACAGAATGATTGGTCCTGTCGCCTCTATGGAAACCTTCATTGTGGTGGTTCAAGTATACATGCATATATATACCAACATATCTATGATAAAGGCTTTATTTACAGATTCAAATGATAAACATATCTAACCTTCTGATGGTCAAGCCCCACTCCAAAACCAGAATAGCCTCTATGATGTAGCCAAAATTTTGTGTACGCCAAAAGAGCTATACCAGAAACAGTTATAAAACCAAGATATATCATCAGTAAAGGACAAGTGGACTTGCCTCATTATCACAATATAAAGTAAACAATACAGTAGCAGATACGCCCTTCAGCCATGCCCATTGCAACTGACTTCTAGTCTAGCTCAATATAAGAAACACAATAAAGTAGCTCAACTGCAAGGGTTGATGGCATGGTGGCAAATGATAAGTGGTCATGGTTTCTTTCCCCTTGGGCAACCTCACCAGAATTAAAAGGGTAAAaacattgtttctaaattttttctgCAGACCATAAGTTGGTGGAATTCTTggtataaaaaaacaaaacaaaaggagcCATGAAAGCTAATTCATTTCTTGAAATTAGACTAGTACAATACATTGATAACTATCCAATAACATTTACAGCACTCAACAATGAAGTAAAATGATctatcatcaacatataaaCAAACCTGAACCAGCACATTGCATATCAGTGATAAAAGCTCTTCCCCATGCATACTTTCTTGAGGATCTAAATCTTTTGAAAGTGGGAGGTTTTTACAGTACATCTCTGCCATCTGTACCGCACAGCGCTCAAGTTCTGGGAAAGAACAGcataatatatcaattttcatGGCATAAGATGCAACTCCATGATAAAGTTtgcaaaagaaacatattGCGCAACATACAAAATAGGCCACATCTTCAAGTGTATTTGATAATCTACCCCTAAAATACTTGGGATTCATTGCACAAATGGCATGACATTAGACAAATTAAAGCTAACACTTCTCTCAAGTTTTCTATGAATTATCTTTTTCTAATGCTACATCCTTAGTGTAGTTCCTAGTGCATAGCTTGTAGGTATTGTCATGTAAATGCAGCACACTGAGGTTACAAGAAtcaatgacatgaaatcagGGGACACACCAGAGACCGGTTGATGGAACATATTTCCACTCAAATCTTGAAGTTTTAAAAGCGTTATTGACTGTCCAAGGGCCTTAGTTGTGATGATAGATGTAGCGGGAGTGGTTTTCTTTAACTTCTCCAGTATTTCAGTCCTTTTATCAGGAGTTAACACCTCAAGGAACATCTCGACATCAGAAGTGAAGCAAGCTAGGTGACCAAATCTGTGATCGGGATACAAAATATCATTGgaataaaatcataatatcattcacaaatgaaatttaaacacAATCCTATAACCCCATGATAACCAACCAATCTAACTTGAGATAAAATGGCTGAAACTTGACAATCCCTTGGTTGGGTTAGCCTTTTCCCTCGTGACacattaaaacaatattttgcCATGAAACTTATTGGTAGCATTCCAACAAAAGCtattctttataattattattatttccataTCTATATGAAACAAAGACTGCATTaagaaaacaatcaaaagAACAGCCTAGAGATCAAGGAAGACGTGCGCCCCTAGCCTAGAGGAGAAGTGGACAGAGCACGTCCAAACTAGAATTATAACATCAAAGGCAGTAAATAAGAATGGAAATGATGTTAAAACTCCTAATATCataaaaagattcaaaatgaGTTGCAACAAAAAGCAGCCCTCATCGGGAGTGGGTTGATGCTCCAAGTTGGACAGTgctaataaacaaaataatgaaaaagaaaagaaaatagaatttgaattttggacTCTGGAAGTCAAAATGCAAAATGTACCTGACATAATAATCAGTAAGGGCCCTCAACAAATTTTCGTCATTACCCTTGCCATGCATGTGCTTTCTCCTTTCAATTTCAAGATTTGCCAAGAATGGGCCCCttaaaaatttgttgttaTCATCTACTTGTAGTCTTTGTATAACAGCTGATGCATTTGATATACGAGAGTTAAACTGCATGCCCAGTTTTG carries:
- the LOC111794526 gene encoding N-terminal acetyltransferase B complex auxiliary subunit NAA25-like, whose amino-acid sequence is MASKFGLAGGLPERRVRPIWDAIDSRQFKNALKAVTTLLAKYPNAPYALALKALILERMGKPDEALSVCLSAKELLYTNDSILIDDLTLSTLQIVFQRLDHMDLATGCYEYACGKFPNHLDLMMGLFNCYVREYSFVKQQQTAIKMYKLAGEERFLLWAVCSIQLQVLCGGGGEKLLLLAEGLLKKHITAHSLHEPEAIMVYISILEHQAKYEDALEVLTGKLGSLLTVEVDRLRIQGRLLARAGDFADAANIFQRILELRPDDWECFLHYLGCLLEDDSNWCTEASIDPIHLPKKVLCKISPLAEELFNSRISNASAVIQRLQVDDNNKFLRGPFLANLEIERRKHMHGKGNDENLLRALTDYYVRFGHLACFTSDVEMFLEVLTPDKRTEILEKLKKTTPATSIITTKALGQSITLLKLQDLSGNMFHQPVSELERCAVQMAEMYCKNLPLSKDLDPQESMHGEELLSLICNVLVQLFWRTQNFGYIIEAILVLEWGLTIRRYVWQYKILLLHLYSYLGALSSAYEWYKLLDVKNILMETVSHHILPQMLVSPLWEDLSNLVNDYLKFMDDHFRESADLTFLAYRHRSYSKVIEFVQFKEQLQHSNQYLVARVEESILQLKQHAHNIEEEEAVLESLKYGIQFVELSIKITSKPLTFNEDLQSRPWWTPTSDQNYLLGPFEEISYFPRENLNKNLEAGVRRNVEKRSLLPRMLYLSIQSVSTSTKENFEINGSLSDPKISSELKCLLESYAKMLGSTFEDAVELVTGVSNGLSSYKXGPNLAEWLNFAVFLNAWNLSSGELGEKKADGCQFHAWRIVDSLLEKYILEQVGSLEFTIFTPYTDIRTLLQLVSEPLAWHSLILQACVRSSLPSGKRKKKTSSAELTSSPLFLAIRDSTQSLCSILEILMNWLSVFVNQSDEGKLEATLLSIQKSGNNNEGPGQVFHALETLTSSMDNTELGHRISEELKSWNTVDVARKLVTGKNVVLNEFIKICESKLKSIQKLKQQISQV